The genomic stretch TTTGATCAAACTAAATACTAACGAAAACCCTTACCCGCCTTCGCCCAAGTTGGCTGCACTGCTCGATCAAGCGGCGATCAATAATTTACGGCTTTATCCCGACCCTAATAATGGTGGCTTAAAAAAAGCGCTTAGCGATTACTTGGGTGTTGCTACGGATCATATTTGTGTGGGCAATGGCTCCGATGAAATTTTGGCGTTTGCGTTTCAGGGTTTATTTAAGCCAGACAGCCCGGTGCTTTTCCCCGATATCACTTATGGTTTTTATACGGTGTATTGCAGTTTATATGGTATTGAGTATCAGCAGCTACCATTAGCAGAAAACTTCGACATTGCGCTTGATGCTTATATCAATCACACGGCGAATGGCGGCGTGATTTTTCCTAATCCAAATGCGCCCACCGGCATTGCTAAAGCGCTGGATGATATTGAGGCCTTGCTTAAGGTCAACACTGAGTCGGTAGTGATTATCGATGAGGCTTATGTCGATTTTGGCGCTGAGTCTGCTGTTAGTCTGGTCGCTAAATATCCTAATTTGTTAGTGGTACAAACGCTGTCCAAATCCCGTTCGCTGGCGGGCAGTCGCATTGGTTTTGCCGTGGGGCAGCCTGATTTAATTGAGGCGCTGGAGCGGATAAAAAATTGTTTTAATCCCTATTCCTTAGACCGTCTGGCTGAGTTAGCGGCAACCGTGGCGATTGAGGATGTCGATTATTTTCAGGCCTGTTGCGCCAAGATCATTGCCACCCGGGAATGGACGGCGGCAGAGCTCACTGAGCTGGGCTTCGACATATTGCCATCAAAAACCAATTTCATTATGGCAAAGCCGAACACGCTGCCGGCCAGAGAGCTATTTACCGCGTTGCGTGAGCAGAATATTGTAGTGCGTTATTTCAGCAAGCCGCGCATTGAAGAGTACTTGCGCATTAGTATTGGTACCGATGCAGAAATGCAGGCACTGGTGGCAGCGGTAA from Oceanicoccus sp. KOV_DT_Chl encodes the following:
- the hisC gene encoding histidinol-phosphate transaminase produces the protein MSSKFWSPLVSQLEPYTPGEQPQVKGLIKLNTNENPYPPSPKLAALLDQAAINNLRLYPDPNNGGLKKALSDYLGVATDHICVGNGSDEILAFAFQGLFKPDSPVLFPDITYGFYTVYCSLYGIEYQQLPLAENFDIALDAYINHTANGGVIFPNPNAPTGIAKALDDIEALLKVNTESVVIIDEAYVDFGAESAVSLVAKYPNLLVVQTLSKSRSLAGSRIGFAVGQPDLIEALERIKNCFNPYSLDRLAELAATVAIEDVDYFQACCAKIIATREWTAAELTELGFDILPSKTNFIMAKPNTLPARELFTALREQNIVVRYFSKPRIEEYLRISIGTDAEMQALVAAVKSITAGR